DNA sequence from the Acidobacteriota bacterium genome:
TGCTCGCGGCACACATCCTTCACCGACTTGTCCGACTCCACCTCCTGGAGCACCCGGATGATCTTCTCCTCGCTGTAGCGACTCTTGCGCATATTGCCCTCCTCCTTTCAGCCCAGATTGCTCAAAGTCTACTGGGCCGAATTACGGGGAGCACGTCACGAGTGCCTCAGATCACTTCGCAAATCTGGTGCTGTTTTGACGCGACGACTATCGAAACTTCTCCAATAGTACTTGTGAGTACGTAGAGGATTCCGAGGCTCTTGCTGTCGTAAGGTGACGCCACCCAAACCTCTTTGCATAGTCTAGGAAGCTGCGAATCGTGTACCGGGTTGAGCTTGCCAGGATGACTTCTTTCGAGTCTCTTCCATTGTCGACATTTGTGAAGAAGACTGCCGTTCGAGAATGAGGAACTTCGCTGAGAGGATTCTCATGATGTTCTCCAATCAGCTTGACTTCTACAGCGCAATCATTGTTCTTGTCTGTTTCCTCAAGTCGTCCTAGGAGTGGCGTCAGAAGGAGGGAGTCTAGTTCCTTGCTTTTGTACTGGGACACCATGCGATCTGCTAGTTCTTCATCTGTTTCCTCGGAAAAGGTGTCGATGCCGACAATAAGTAGGTCTCCAGTTCTTGAGGGGCCATTAATGGAGCGAAAGAAGTCGCGCTCATTCGGCACGTTACCCATCGAACCACCCACCAGTACCCAAATTACTGACTCCCAGCTCTCGGCTCGAGGCATTTGCTCATCTAGCTTTAGGAAATCGTATATTTTGTACTGAGGTATTAGGCGATCTTCAAGGCTCATTTTGGAAATACGGCGTTGCAAGACTCGTGCTGAGTCTTTGAGCATGTATAAGCTTATGTCAGTAATGTAGAGGTCGAGTCGATCCGTCGCTCGAAGTAGACTTTTGGCAATGATCCAGTCCTTTTCAGGTGATCCTCCACCGCCCAGGACAATAGCGACGTTGTGTCTCCCATCGCTAATCCTCTCAAGCCAAATGTCAGACTCGCTCACCATTTCGAGGGACACCAGGCAGTCTAGATACAATCGGTAGTTCTCGGAGTCGACTAGCTTCTTCCAGGCCATGGCAGCCTCAGGGACGGTGTAGAATTGGAAATGCTGTATCTGTCCCTTGGGTATTCCTGTATGTGGTCCTTCGAAGGTAACGTTCTCGCTGAGATTGAATGTGTATTCTGGAAAGAGCTGAGCGTTATAGAGACCTTTCCCTTCGAAGTCCTCTATGAATCGTTTTCTGAGTATTCTCCGCGTCTGATTGTCAAGTTCAGATCTTGGGTCATCAATGAGTTGTCCTACAGCGATTCCGACGTCAGCCTCAGAGGGTGGAAAGTAAGATATGAACTGAGAAATTGAGCAGGTCCAGAGCTGTGGTGCGCGAACGTTCAAGCAGTGATTCTTAATAATCCAGTCCCAAAAGTCTTGGGATCTCCTCGATGTCGGTCGACTATCTCCCCACCGGCGGAAGGTGTCGTAGAATTGGTTGGTGACATCTTTCTTCTCATGCTTCTCGACCCAGTTGTCTACTACGCTGGCAACAAGTCCGGTGTCAGTGACTTCATTGTAGATTCCTCGCAAGAATGACCTTTTTGCCGGCCAGTCACGAATACCCTCTCTAATCCTATTGTTGGACGATCGTTTCATACGGCAATCCTTGATCTCGATGAGGCAGCTATACTTCGCGTCGGCGCTTAGCTGGTGAATTCGAGGGCGAAAATAGGTAGTTGGTCAGGAGGCCTACAGAGAAGCCGATGGCTGCCTCATTCAGATTTTCCGAGAGTCCGCTGATCTTCCAGAGAATGGCTGAGCTGAGGCCTAGGGCAATAGATAGTGAAACAGAGGAAGTCGAGTGTGGCCATCGGAGCACTTTAATTGCGACAACTGGTGCTAGTCCCGCAGCCATCAGAGAAACCGACGAGATCGCGATCTCAAAGACCGAGGCGTTGGATCCAAGTTGGCTGGAGAGAAAGACTGTCACTATGCCGAAGCCCATTGTTAGAGCCGAGAAGGGTACTTTGAGGCTGAGCCTTGGTCCAAGAAGTCCCCTCGCGGCTTGAGCCATTGCTACCAGCAGGCTGTTGGCGGTACTGGCAATGGCACCGAAGATGTCTCCAATGATAATTCCTGCTAAGAGCGGGGGTAGAGCAGAGACCAAGAAGATAGTCAGTCCTTTCTCCGGGTCGGGAATATCGGGCGAGACACCTCTTAGGATGACACCAAAGATCGTCATGGTGGCCCAAGTGCTTTGCACGTAGAGGATGTAGATCCATCGTGCAGCTCTGGTTTCTGCCGGGCTCTGTCCGGCTAGGTACCTGCTTGTGACTTGGGGTTGTCCGAGTCCGAAACCTAGGGAGGCCGCAGCGTAGCCAACAACCACGCCTATGGCTGTTGTGAGGCTCCCTGTTCCGAGGATACTCAGAAATCCGCTTCCGGCAGACGTAATGTTGAGTGAAAAGATGTCTGGTTTGCTAAAGGCAGCCCAGGAAACCGTAACCAGTGCGATGGCTGTACCAGCCAGTCGTGTGATTGCCTGGAATGAGTCTGCATACACAGACCCACGGAATCGCCCAATCGTGGTGTAGGCGATGATAAGAGCCGCGAAGACAAGCAGGGATATGGTATTAGAAGCGCCGAATGCTCCTTCGAGGAATTTTTGGCCAGCGACCCATTGTGCCAGAGTGTAACCTCCTAAACAGAGTAGGACCAACAATGTTGTCACAACTACTAGCGGGTGCAGGCGAGAGATTCCTAGTTGGTGGGAGATTAGATCTGAGAGTGTACTGGCTTTCGCTGCTCTGCCGAAATCATTGATTCTATGAGGGAAAGAGTGCCAGAAAAGTAGGTCGCCGACGAACCAACCCAGAGGTAGGAGTAGCCAGTAGACGCCTTGAGAGTAGCCTAGGCCTACTGCTCCTGTGACAACGAATCCGCTGTTCGCTGTTGCACCTGCACTCAGTCCGATCAACCAGCGGTTTAGGCCTTGCTCAGACAGATTGCGCTCGGCACTTTCATTGGAGTGCTTCCTTCCTAGGTATGCGGCAAGGAAGCTGCCTATGACTACTACGCAGAACCCTAGTACCGACGCGTTGTCCAACTCGGAGTTCATGACCCGTCTCCCGTTTGAAGTATACGAAATACGCTTTTACTACTGTAAACCGTCGCAGCGTTGCGGTGTTTGCGTCAAGGGAGACGATCGGCTTCGGCCGGAAAGTACGTGAAAGTCCGTGTCGGGTTTGGGAACGGACCTTCCGTTTCGAGTCACCTCTCTCCATCGCCTGGATGGTGCAGCGCATTCTAGGGTTGGCGCAGTGACCGCCTGATGGGGAAGCTTTTGGTGAGAAACGGGGGTAAGAGATGCAGATTAGCGAATCGTTCTTTTGGGGGTTTGGTGGAAGTGTCGCCGTTGAGATGGTTCGATACTCATGGTATGCAGGGCGAGGCGAGGTGCCTCGTCGCTATCGGAGTGCGTCATTCTGGGTTACGCGAATGGTTTTGGCACTCATTGCCGGCGCGATGGTATACGCATACGGTATTGAGAGCCGTATGCTCGCGATCAATATTGGTGCTTTGGCGCCAATGATTGTCTATGCCGTTCATCTAGTCGACGGCGCGGAAACATTGAGAATGCGGAGCCATTCAGTCGAGTCCATGCAGCAGGACTCATTGCACTTCCCAGCGCTGGGTTTGGTTTGGAGGTGTAGTTGCGGATCTTCTCTACTAGTACTCGTTCGAGATCAGAATCTAGAGCAAGATGAGTGCCTCCGCTCGGAGAATTTTCAAGCTCGAAGCTTCGCCGAAGCCGAGCCGAGAGGTCACCGCCGTGCTCAATCTAGGCATTTCGATGGCGGAGCTGGATTTGATACTCGCTGCCTAGTGGTCTTCTAGGCTAGGGAGGGCGGTGAGGTTGCGGGCAGGAGCTGGCGCTAGAGATGCAGGGCTGACATCTGGCCGAGATGGCTCAATGGAGGTGGCTGTAGATGGGGTTGAAGGCTCAGAAGTTGGGAGCAAGGACAGTGCTGTCGGCTCCCACGAGCCTAGGGGAACAGGCGCAGCCAGGGGGCTGCTGATGCCCAATCTGCCGCTGTCCTTCGAATTCGGCACCATGCCCGTTCCTCGGCTGCGCCGGCGGGCGATTCCGCAGGCGGCGGCGAGCTCGCGTTCGCGTTTGTGATCTATTACGACATGTCGCCTTGCCGATATGTCGTCCTCGCTAAACTTTTCCGAGAGACGGACGTACTACGGCTGCGGTAGAAGCACGGGGCTGTCCCGTGACCACCCTGTCCAGCGACAAGGAGAATGACCATGAAAACCAATTGGAGAATCGTGGGTTTCGCAGCGACCGTCTTCTGTCTGCTACTGCTCTTCTCGGCGGCTCCGAGTCTCGCCCAGTGTGGTCCCGGGGGCGCCGGATGCGAAGGATGCGCTGGTACCTGCACCGGGCTCGCTTGCGCGGTTCCCTACCAGTCCCCTCCGAGTCCGGGCGCATGCACTCCGGCGCAGCAAGCGGCGGGGGGATGGGAAATCTCCACCGTCAGCAACTGTGCGGGGAGCCTCGCGGGCGTGTGCAAATGCTATCTGCCTTCGTTCTACCAGATCACTCAGTCGAATTGCGTCCGGGTTTACTACTCGTCGCTACCCTGGGAAGAACCGACGGCGATCGCCACTTCGGCCACGTGCGCGACGTCCGAGGCCCCAATGTCGTCGGCGACGCCTGCCAAGCTCACCGAAGCGCCCGACGAGAACCAGGCAGAGGCCCTCTGAGGGACGCCGATCAGGGCAGGTCGGTTCTGCTCGAGGTGCTCGTTCTCGGCGAATCAGCGCCCGAGGGCTAGGCCCCCGCAATCACCCGCAAGATCTGCCCGCACATCCACGCCGCGTAGGTGCCCAGGGCGTAGCCGAAGACGGCCAGCAGCACGCCCACCGTCGCGAGGGCCGGGTGGAACGCCGAGGCCACCACCGGCGCCGAGGCGGCGCCGCCGACGTTGGCTTGGCTGCCGACGGCTAGGAAGAACACCGGTGCCTTGATGATCTTCGCCACCACGATCATCAGGGTGGCGTGGATCAGCATCCACAGGCCGCCGACGGCGAAGAGCTGTGGGTACTCGAGGATCGCCTTGAGGTCCATCTTCATGCCGATGGAAGCGATCAGGAAGTAGAGAAACACGGTGCCGATGCGCGAGGCGCCGGCGCCTTCGAGGTTTTTGAGCTTGGTGTTCGAGAGGATCAGCCCGGCGGTGGTGGCGAACACTACCAGCCAGAAGAAAGTGCTGGTCAAGCTGAAGCGGGCGAGGATCGGCGCGACTTCGCCGAGCCACGGGGCGATGCGTTCCGCCAGGAAGTGCGAGGCGCCAGTCACTCCGACGCCGACGGCGACGATCATCATCGTCTCGGTGGTGGTGGGAATGCGGGCGTGCTTTTTCTGGAAGGCCGAGACGCGCTCTTTCAAATCCTCGATCGCCGAGGCGTCGGCGCCGGTCTTGGCGTCGATTTCCTTCGAGCGGCCGGCGGCGATCAGCAGACAGGCCATCCAGATGTTGGCGACGATCACGTCCACCGCCACCCACACCGAAAAGATGCGGTCGCCTACGCCGAAGACCTCTTTCATCGCCGCCTGATTGGCGCCGCCACCGATCCAGCTACCGGCGACGGTGGTCATGCCGCGCCACACGGCGTCCGGGCCGTCCACTCCGAGGAGGTCCGGCGAGATCCAGGAGAAGAGCAGCAGCGCCAGCGGACCGCCGACTACGATACCGACGGTGCCGGTGAAGAACATGATCAGCGCTTTCGGTCCCAGGCGGATGATGCCGGGAATGTCGATGGACAAGGTCAGCAGCACCAGGCTCGCCGGCAGCAGGTAGCGCGAGGCGACGAAGTAGAGGTTCGAGGTCTCGCCGGAGATGATGCCCAGGGTGCTCAGCACCGACGGCAGAAAGTAGCAGGCGAGGACCGACGGGAAGAAGACGTAGAATTTCTTCCAGAACGGACTGTCGCTCGAAGAGGTCTTGAAGACGAAGGCCAGAATGACGCTCAGAATGCCGAGCACCACGGCGTCATTGGTGATCAAAGGGGTCGATTCCATCGCTACCTCCCGATAGTCCACAGCGGGGTCACCGCAGCGGAGTGGCTGATTCGAGTCGCCTGACTTCATCACGCCTCGCCGCCGGAGACAAATCCAGGCCGCGCCGGGGTCCGCAAAGGCTTCCCCTGCGGGCCTCGGCCCGGTCTCCGCAACCTGGTACCATCACCGCATCATCGAGTCGTCGGACTCACTTCGAATCAACTCTCCAAAGTAGGTTTTTCATGAATACTCCTCCTGATTTGTCATCTATGAACCCGTCCCATCTCAAACCTTCCGATCGGCGGCCACAGCGCATTGCGATCATTCCCGGCGACGGCATCGGCAAGGACGTCACGGCCGAGGCCGTCAAGGTGCTCGATGCGGTGAAAGGGCGCTGGGATCTGCCGCTCGAGCTGGTCCACCTGCCGTGGGATGCGGACCGCTATCTGGACACCGGCGAAACCCTGCCGGAAGGCGCTCTCGAAGACTTCCGGGACCACTACTCGGCCATCTTCATCGGCGCCTACGGCGACCCCCGGGTGCCGGACATGAAGCACGCGGCGGACATCCTGCTGGGCATCCGCTTCGGCCTGGATCTGTTCATCAACCTGCGGCCGATCAAGCTGTTCGACGAGCGCCTCTGCCCGCTCAAAGCCAAGGGTGTGGCGGACATCGACATGGTGGTCTTCCGGGAGAATACGGAGGGGGCCTACGTCAACGTCGGCGGCAACTTCAAGCGCGGTACCGCCGACGAAGTGGCGCTGCAAGAAGAGGTGCACACCCGCAAGGGCGTTGAGCGCATCATCCGGGCGGCCTTCGACTACGCCGTTGCGCACGGCCGGCGGGAGGTCTGCATGGCGGACAAATCGAACGTCATGCGCTACGGCCACGACCTCTGGCAGCGCGCCTTCGCCGAAGTGGCGGAGGAGTACCCCTCGATCGAGACCAGCCACTACTTCGTTGACGCCTTGACCATGCAGATGATCCGCAAGCCGGAGTCCTTCGACGTGATCGTCACCAACAACATGTTCGGGGACATCATCACCGACCTTGGAGCGGCCCTCCAGGGCGGCCTGGGTGTCGCCGCTTCGGCCAACCTCCACCCGGGCCAGACCTCGATGTTCGAACCGGTCCACGGATCCGCGCCCAAATACGCCGGCACCGACCGCGCCAACCCCTTCGGCGCCGTCCTCTCGGCGGCCCTGATGCTCGACTCGATCGGTCACGGCGAGGCCGCCCAGGCGATGGAGAACGCTGTCAAAGAGATGATCGCCAGCGGCCGCACCACGGCGGACCTCGGCGGGTCGATGGGGACGAAAGCGGTGGGGGATGCGCTGGCCGAGGCGCTGGCGGTGGGGGAGGCGGTTCTGGGCTGAGGAGAACGGGTAGCTGGAATCGCAACGAAAAAGGCCGTCGGGTAGCTACCCGACGGCCTTTGAACGTTTGGTGGATTCCTTGCGACCTCAGTCGAGGTCGAAGCGATCCAGGTTCATCACCTTGCCCCAGGCCGCCACGAACTCTTGGACGAAGATCTCCTTCGCGTCGTCCGAGGCGTAGACCTCGGCCAGGGCGCGAAGCTGGGAGTTTGAGCCGAAGACGAGATCGACCCGCGTGCCGGTCCATCGGACGGCGCCGGTGTGGCGATCGCGGCCTTCGAACACGCCCTCGTCGGTCGCGGACGGCGCCCACTGGGTGTTCATGTCCAGCAGGTGGATGAAGAAGTCGTTGGTCAGCGTCTCGGGCCGGTCGGTGAAGACCCCGTGGCCGTCCGGCTCGGTATTGGCATTCAAAACTCGCATGCCGCCGACCAGCACCGTCATCTCCGGAGCGCTCAAGGTCAGCATCTGGGCTCGGTCGACCAGCAGTTCCTCGGCCGGCCGAGTATTGCCGTTGCCGAGGTAGTTGCGGAAGCCGTCCGCCGTCGGTTCGAGGTAGGAGAAGGATTCGGCGTCGGTCTCTTCCGCTGAGGCGTCGGTACGACCCGGTGAGAAAGGCACCGCTACATCGTGTCCGGCATTCTTCGCCGCCTGCTCGACGGCGGCACAGCCGCCCAGCACAATCAGGTCGGCGAGGGAGACTCGCGTGCCGCCGGTCTGCGAGTTGTTGAATTCGCTTTGTATTTTTGCCAGGGCGGACAAGGCATCCAGCAGTTCTTTCGGGTCGTTGACCTCCCAATCCTTCTGCGGGGCCAAGCGGATGCGGCCGCCGTTGGCGCCGCCGCGCAGGTCGGTACCGCGGAAGGTGGCCGCCGACGCCCAGGCGGTCAACACCAGACGCGAGATGGAGAGACCCGAGTCGAGGATCTTCGCCTTCAGGGTGGCGATGTCGTGGTCGTCGATCGACTCATGGTCCACCGCGGGGATGGGGTCCTGCCAGAGCTGCTGTTCCTGCGGCACCCAGGGGCCGAGGTAGCGGGAAACGGGACCCATGTCGCGGTGGGTCAGCTTGAACCAGGCCTTGGCGTAGGCGTCGGCGAATTCGTCCGGATTCTCGTGGAAACGGCGCGAGATCGGCTCGTAGATCGGGTCGAAGCGCAGGGCGAGGTCGGTCGTGAGCATCATCGGCGCGTGGGTCTTCGACGGATCGTGGGCGTCCGGCACGGTGCCCTGGGCCTCCGGATTCTTCGGCGTCCACTGGTGGGCGCCGGAGGGGCTCTTGGTCAACTCCCACTCAAAGTTAAACAGGTTGTCGAAGAAGCCGTGGTCCCACTTCGCCGGCTGGCTGGTCCAGGCGCCCTCCAGGCCGCTGGTGATGGTGTCGGCGCCCTTGCCGGTGCCGTGGCTGTTCTTCCAGCCAAGGCCCTGCTCCGCTAGATCCGCGCCTTCCGGTTCGCGGCCGACGTGAGCGTCCGCATCGGCGGCGCCGTGCACCTTGCCGAAAGTGTGACCGCCGGCGATCAGGGCAACCGTCTCCTCGTCGTTCATCGCCATACGGCCAAAGGTCTCCCGGATGTCCCGGGCGGCGGCCACCGGGTCCGGCTTGCCGTTCGGTCCCTCGGGGTTGACGTAAATCAGGCCCATCTGCACCGCGCCGAGGGGCTTCTGCAGGTCGCGGTCGCCACTGTAGCGCTGGTCTCCGAGCCACTCCGTTTCGGGTCCCCAGTCGATGTCCTCTTCCGGTCCCCAGACGTCTTCGCGACCGCCGGCGAAGCCAAACATCTTCAAGCCCATCGACTCATGGGCGCAGTTGCCGGTGAGGATCATCAGGTCGGCCCAGGAGAGCTTGCGGCCGTACTTCTGTTTGATCGGCCACAGCAGGCGACGGGCCTTGTCGAGGTTGGCGTTGTCCGGCCAGCTATTGAGGGGTGCGAAGCGAAGGGTGCCGGAGCCCGCGCCGCCGCGGCCGTCGCCGAGGCGGTAGGTGCCGGCAGCGTGCCAGGCCATCCGGATGAAGAGCGGCCCGTAGTGACCGTAGTCCGCCGGCCACCAGTCCTGCGAATCGGTCATCACCGCCATAACGTCCGCTTTGACGGCGTCCAGGTCGAGGGTCTTGAACTCCGCGGCGTAGTCGAAATCGTCGCTCGTCGGACAGCACTGAGGCGGGTTCTGATGCAGCACGTTCAGATTCAACAGCTTCGGCCACCAGCGCTGGTTGGCGGCGGTGCCGCGCGCCTGCGCACCGTGTGTCACGGGACACTTCATCTCGGACTCGTTGCCTTCAAATACATCAGGATCGGTCATGTCACTCCTCGTCTGGGATCGGTGGAAACGGTGAAAGATCGCGGTGCGGGCTCGCTTGGCTCAGGTGCTTGTAGACGCCTCTCGGCAAGCTGGACAGTAGCCCCAGAAGATGATCTCGGCCTCATCGATCTCGAAGCCGTGGTCGTCCTTCGCGACGAGACAAGGCGCCGATCCCACGGCACAGTCGATATCGAAGGTCTTGCGGCAACCTCGGCAGATCAAGTGGTGGTGGTTGTCGTCCACCCGGTCCTCATAGCGAGCCGCGGATCCCGCCGGCTGAATCCGGCGGATCAGATTCTTTTCGACCAGCACGTTGAGGGTGTCGTACACCGACTGGCGGGAAATCGCACCGATGACCTCTCGCACGTCGCAGATCAGCTCATCAACGGTTGCGTGGGGGTGCGACGAAACGGCTCGCAGGACGGCGATCCGCTGCGCGGTGACCTGCAGGCCGTTGGCGCGGAGAAGGTGGTCGGAAGGGTTTGTCATACCCCTCATGAGATCATGAACTCTGTACTGAGTCAAAAATTTGTAGATGACCAGACAGGCCGTGAGCTGATTCGAGCTTCCCGAGTGATCCTAGCCGGGCGGCGGTTATGCTCGGCGGACCACGACGAGCGACGACAAGATCGACCGTTCCGCCGCCTACTGGGACTCCCACAACCTGCGGCCGGAGGAGGACATCCGCTATTGGCTGGCGGTGATGGCGGTCCGCCGGGAGGTCAATCGCCAGCTCACCGGCGATCCCGACCAACTGTTTATCGCTCGATTCCTTGAACGACTCTCCGCTCCCGCGGAGAGAGCGCTGTCGGTGGGCTGTGGCACCGGCGAGCTGGAGCGCGGCGTGGCGAATCTCGGAGCGGCTCGGCAGGTGGAGGGCGTCGACGTTAGCGCGGCCTCCTTGGCGGAGGCTCGCCGCCAGGCCGAGGTAGAGGGGTTGGCCGATCGAGTGACCTACCACCAGGCCAGCGCCGGCGACTGGCTCGGTCGGTGCGCGCCTGGCTCCTACGGCCTGATCTTCTTTCACGGCAGCCTGCACCACATCGAGGACCTGGAAGTCGTGCTCGCTGGTGCGGCGCGGGCGCTTGCCGGAGCGTCGCCGGGCCTGCTCTATGTGGATGAGTACGTGGGACCGTCGAGAGATGAGTGGCGAGACGAGCACTTGGCGGCTGCGCGCCGCCTCTTCGAGAGGATCCCAAAACGCTTGCGCCGGACCCCGGCGGTCTGGCCGCCGATCGCGATGGAAGATCCCACCGAGATGGTTCGCTCCTCGGAAATCCCCGAACTGCTCCGTGAGCGGTTCGAAGTCCTCGAAGAACACCCTTACGGCGGGCCGGCGCTGCTGCCGCTGGTTTCGGCGATTCGTGGCAGCGCCCTCGAGCATCCTGAAGTCGCTCCGGTACTACGCGAAGCGCTCACGGCTGATCCTGCTCTTTCTTTCTACTCGATCTTCGTAGCGCGGCCCCGAGCAATGAAAAAGCCGACAGGGCCATAGCCTCCTACGGTACGTCCTGCTCATCCACCGCCATCATCGCGCCCAAACCGCGGATGCGGCGCTGTACTTTGCGGCCGTCTTTTTCGTAGATGATGTAGGTGATGTCGTCGTCGCCGTGGACTTTGGCGAGGATGGTGTATTTGCGCAGCTCGACGGGGGTTTCGATGGACTCGTCGATAGTCCATTCGGACGGGTCGAGGATCTTGGGGGTGCGGGGGGCCGCGGGCTCGGCGTCATCTGGGTCTGGACGAACCGCCTGGGCGGAAACGTTGGCCGGGGTGTCGTCGGTTTCGGGAGCTTGGGGCTCTGTGTCGTTGCCGCTGGTGCCGCAGGCGGCGAGCAGGAAGCAGATCGCGAGTAGGATCAGGAACCTCATCTTGGCATCTCCACTTGTTGCTGTCGGAGCAGTCCGGCCGGCGCGCGGCGGAAGAATTCACGTTAGAAACTGACAGATGCTAGCAGGTTGCCGAGGAGGCCTTCGGTCGGCCGGCGATGCTCCGGTCATCGGACTTCAGAGACTCGGAGGAACCTCAAGGCCGGAAAGGAACGCGAAGAGGCTTGGCTCTCGAAGATTCTCGCCGCACCGGATCGGCAGACTTCGCCCAAGAGAGGCATCTACATGTGGTAGTGTCCGCAGCCGGAGCCCCAACATGTGGGGCTCTCGAGCGTCGGCGGCCTGACAGGGCCGCACGCGTCCGCGACGGGGGAAGCCGGTGGAATTCCGGCGCTGTCCCGCAACGGTGAAAGCCCGAGTACCCGAGGCGCTCGTTCGACCGCTGGCCCCCGCGGTAGGGGCAAGGTGGACGTGCCCGGAGCGAATCCCCGCACCCTCCAATCCCCCGCCTACACCCTGATCGGCCGCATCCGGTGGCGCTCAGCCATCGATTGCTGTGCCTGCACCTATTGATTGGAGAGCAATGACACCCACGCGAGTCGTCAAGAGGACCGGAGAGGTCGCGAGCTTCGACGCCGCTCGTATCCACCGTGCGATCTCGAAGGCGGTCGAAGCCACCGGCGAGGCACTGACGGACGACCATGTCGCCCGCGTCGTCGGCGATGTGGTGGCGGAGATCGACCGCCGCTTCGACGAGTTCTTCCCCAACGTCGAGAACATCCAGGATCTGGTGGAGAAGCACCTCGTGCTGGCTGGCCACTACCCGGTGGCCAAGGCGTACATCCTTTACCGGGCCGATCGCCAGCAGGCGCGTGAGGCGGCGCGCGAGCGGCGGGTCGAGGATGCCCGGTTGGGCAAGCTGACGGTTCGCAAACGCGATGGCCGTGTCGAGCTGCTCAATGTGCGCAAGGTGGAGCGAACCCTCGAGCATCACGGCAGCCTCGCAGAGACGGCGGTGGATGCCGACCTGCTGATCCAAGGGGTGGTTCGGGGCGTCTACGACGCGATCGACACGGACGCTCTGGAGCGGGCGATGGTCCTTGCGGCGACGGCGCTGATCGAGCGCCACCCGGACTACGATCGCCTGGCGGCGCGGCTGCTGCTGCAGCGCATCTATCGCGCCGTCTTCGGCCGCTCGCTGGCCGGCGAGGATCTCGACGGCGCCTACCGTCGCGCCTTCGTTGCCGGCATCGGGCAGGGGATCGAAGAGCAACTACTCGATCCGCGGCTGGCGGACTACGACCTCGACCTGCTGGCCGCCAGCCTGCGTCCGGAGCGCGATCGAGAGTTTCTCTACCTCGGCGTCCAGACCCTACACGACCGCTATCTGGTGCGCAGCGGCAAGCGATTGCTCGAGACGCCGCAGGCGTTCTGGATGCGGGTAGCGATGGGACTGGCGGTGGATGAAGATCATCGCGAAGAGCGAGCCCTCGAATTCTACGACCTGATGTCGCGGCTGCTGTATGTGCCCTCGACGCCGACGCTGTTCCATTCTGGGACGCCGCGGCCGCAGCTCTCGTCGTGTTATCTGACCACCGTCTCTGACGATCTGGCGCACATCTTCAAGTCACTTTCCGACAACGCCCAGCTCTCGAAATGGTCCGGCGGCCTGGGGAATGACTGGACCTCCATTCGGGCTACCGGCGCGCCGATCAAGAGCACCCATGTCGAAAGTCAGGGGGTGATTCCGTTCCTCAAAATCGCCAACGATGTGACGATGGCGATCAATCGCTCCGGCAAACGGCGCGGTGCCACCTGCGCCTACCTGGAGACCTGGCACTACGACTTCGAGGATTTCCTCGATCTGCGCCGCAACACCGGTGACGAGCGGCGTCGTACCCACGACATGAACACCGCTGCCTGGGTGCCCGACCTGTTCATGAAACGGGTTGCCGACGACGCCACCTGGACTCTTTTCTCGCCCGACGAGGTGCCCGACCTCCACGACCTTTACGGACGGCGCTTCGAGGAACGCTACCTGGAGTATGAACGGTTCGCCGAGCGCGGCGAGATCCGGCTCTCGAAGCGGGTGGAGGCGCGGGCTCTGTGGCGCCGGATGCTGACCATGCTGTTCGAGACCGGGCACCCTTGGATCACCTTCAAGGACGCCTGCAATGTGCGCTCGCCGCAGGACCACTGCGGAGTGGTGCATTCGTCGAACCTCTGCACCGAGATCACCCTCAACACCTCGCGCGAGGAGACGGCGGTGTGCAACCTCGGCTCGGTCAACCTCGCTCGGCACGTAGCCGATGGCGGGGTCGACGAGGAGGCGCTGACGCGCACCGTGGCGACGGCGATACGGATGCTCGACAATGTCGTCGACCTG
Encoded proteins:
- a CDS encoding L-histidine N(alpha)-methyltransferase, which encodes MKRSSNNRIREGIRDWPAKRSFLRGIYNEVTDTGLVASVVDNWVEKHEKKDVTNQFYDTFRRWGDSRPTSRRSQDFWDWIIKNHCLNVRAPQLWTCSISQFISYFPPSEADVGIAVGQLIDDPRSELDNQTRRILRKRFIEDFEGKGLYNAQLFPEYTFNLSENVTFEGPHTGIPKGQIQHFQFYTVPEAAMAWKKLVDSENYRLYLDCLVSLEMVSESDIWLERISDGRHNVAIVLGGGGSPEKDWIIAKSLLRATDRLDLYITDISLYMLKDSARVLQRRISKMSLEDRLIPQYKIYDFLKLDEQMPRAESWESVIWVLVGGSMGNVPNERDFFRSINGPSRTGDLLIVGIDTFSEETDEELADRMVSQYKSKELDSLLLTPLLGRLEETDKNNDCAVEVKLIGEHHENPLSEVPHSRTAVFFTNVDNGRDSKEVILASSTRYTIRSFLDYAKRFGWRHLTTARASESSTYSQVLLEKFR
- a CDS encoding DUF819 family protein, whose protein sequence is MESTPLITNDAVVLGILSVILAFVFKTSSSDSPFWKKFYVFFPSVLACYFLPSVLSTLGIISGETSNLYFVASRYLLPASLVLLTLSIDIPGIIRLGPKALIMFFTGTVGIVVGGPLALLLFSWISPDLLGVDGPDAVWRGMTTVAGSWIGGGANQAAMKEVFGVGDRIFSVWVAVDVIVANIWMACLLIAAGRSKEIDAKTGADASAIEDLKERVSAFQKKHARIPTTTETMMIVAVGVGVTGASHFLAERIAPWLGEVAPILARFSLTSTFFWLVVFATTAGLILSNTKLKNLEGAGASRIGTVFLYFLIASIGMKMDLKAILEYPQLFAVGGLWMLIHATLMIVVAKIIKAPVFFLAVGSQANVGGAASAPVVASAFHPALATVGVLLAVFGYALGTYAAWMCGQILRVIAGA
- a CDS encoding 3-isopropylmalate dehydrogenase; translation: MNPSHLKPSDRRPQRIAIIPGDGIGKDVTAEAVKVLDAVKGRWDLPLELVHLPWDADRYLDTGETLPEGALEDFRDHYSAIFIGAYGDPRVPDMKHAADILLGIRFGLDLFINLRPIKLFDERLCPLKAKGVADIDMVVFRENTEGAYVNVGGNFKRGTADEVALQEEVHTRKGVERIIRAAFDYAVAHGRREVCMADKSNVMRYGHDLWQRAFAEVAEEYPSIETSHYFVDALTMQMIRKPESFDVIVTNNMFGDIITDLGAALQGGLGVAASANLHPGQTSMFEPVHGSAPKYAGTDRANPFGAVLSAALMLDSIGHGEAAQAMENAVKEMIASGRTTADLGGSMGTKAVGDALAEALAVGEAVLG
- the katG gene encoding catalase/peroxidase HPI: MKCPVTHGAQARGTAANQRWWPKLLNLNVLHQNPPQCCPTSDDFDYAAEFKTLDLDAVKADVMAVMTDSQDWWPADYGHYGPLFIRMAWHAAGTYRLGDGRGGAGSGTLRFAPLNSWPDNANLDKARRLLWPIKQKYGRKLSWADLMILTGNCAHESMGLKMFGFAGGREDVWGPEEDIDWGPETEWLGDQRYSGDRDLQKPLGAVQMGLIYVNPEGPNGKPDPVAAARDIRETFGRMAMNDEETVALIAGGHTFGKVHGAADADAHVGREPEGADLAEQGLGWKNSHGTGKGADTITSGLEGAWTSQPAKWDHGFFDNLFNFEWELTKSPSGAHQWTPKNPEAQGTVPDAHDPSKTHAPMMLTTDLALRFDPIYEPISRRFHENPDEFADAYAKAWFKLTHRDMGPVSRYLGPWVPQEQQLWQDPIPAVDHESIDDHDIATLKAKILDSGLSISRLVLTAWASAATFRGTDLRGGANGGRIRLAPQKDWEVNDPKELLDALSALAKIQSEFNNSQTGGTRVSLADLIVLGGCAAVEQAAKNAGHDVAVPFSPGRTDASAEETDAESFSYLEPTADGFRNYLGNGNTRPAEELLVDRAQMLTLSAPEMTVLVGGMRVLNANTEPDGHGVFTDRPETLTNDFFIHLLDMNTQWAPSATDEGVFEGRDRHTGAVRWTGTRVDLVFGSNSQLRALAEVYASDDAKEIFVQEFVAAWGKVMNLDRFDLD